The proteins below are encoded in one region of Anoplopoma fimbria isolate UVic2021 breed Golden Eagle Sablefish chromosome 19, Afim_UVic_2022, whole genome shotgun sequence:
- the LOC129108072 gene encoding fatty acyl-CoA hydrolase precursor, medium chain-like, producing the protein MMFPAKQTFVFLSVFFLHVAADLHAPEVHTKLGSLRGLNVSVKGKETGVHAYLGVPFAKPPVGPALRLAAPQPVQGWEGMRDATKQPPMCVQDKQQTIDLLDQFGMLIDLPEVSEDCLYLNIYTPANKTLSAKFPVMVWIHGGGFTTGQASVYDGSALAAYQDVVVVLIQYRLGLLGFLSTGDEHMSGNFGLLDQVQALRWIQQHIHYFGGDPDLVTIFGESAGGVSVSLLLLSPLSDGLFHRAIAESGTAAISLIVGNDHVTPKQVANLTGCSYESTEKFADCIKNLDLDPIMVIAQDQTLIISSNVDGHFRTKPVAELFHRHELLTVPFMTGVNNDEGGWLMSSLFCPPNWMEGLDREQVTNLLYVFFPDPKDEILRDLMADEYIGSGEDRVKNRDGFTQMIGEMMFTIPAISTANAHRDAGAPVYLYEYQHPPKFLQARRPSFVGSDHGDEIFTVLGFCFTTTHVKLIYACSEEEEQLSRTMMSYWGNFARTGSPNGDGLVHWPKYGAEGDYLSIDLKEQVTGQHLKKDRFVFLTQTFPETVRQHREKMERSDL; encoded by the exons ATGATGTTCCCTGCAAAACAAACGTtcgtctttctttctgtgttttttctccatgttgCTGCAGACCTACATG CTCCTGAAGTCCACACAAAGCTCGGGAGCCTTAGAGGTCTGAATGTGAGTGTAAAGGGGAAGGAGACCGGGGTCCACGCCTACCTGGGTGTCCCATTTGCCAAGCCACCCGTAGGCCCTGCTCTGAGACTTGCTGCACCCCAGCCTGTACAGGGATGGGAAGGAATGAGAGACGCCACCAAGCAGCCACCCAT GTGTGTTCAAGATAAACAGCAAACTATAGATCTGCTAGATCAATTCGGAATGTTGATTGATCTCCCAGAAGTTTCAGAGGACTGCCTTTACCTCAACATTTACACTCCTGCAAATAAAACTCTTAGTGCCAAGTTCCCA GTCATGGTCTGGATCCATGGTGGAGGGTTTACCACGGGGCAAGCTTCAGTGTATGATGGCTCCGCCCTGGCTGCTTACCAGGACGTGGTCGTGGTTCTGATCCAGTACCGATTGGGACTTCTGGGCTTTCTCAG CACTGGAGATGAGCACATGTCGGGAAACTTTGGTTTGTTGGACCAGGTACAAGCTCTGAGGTGGATCCAGCAGCACATTCATTACTTTGGAGGGGACCCAGATTTAGTTACCATATTTGGGGAGTCTGCTGGTGGAGTGAGTGTATCCCTTCTG CTTCTCTCGCCATTGTCTGATGGCCTGTTCCACCGAGCCATTGCTGAGAGTGGCACAGCTGCAATAAGTTTAATCGTCGGAAATGATCATGTCACACCTAAGCAG GTAGCAAATCTAACTGGCTGTAGCTACGAAAGCACAGAGAAGTTCGCTGATTGCATAAAAAACCTCGATCTTGACCCAATTATGGTTATTGCGCAG GATCAAACATTGATCATTTCTTCAAATGTTGATGGACACTTCCGGACAAAACCTGTGGCTGAGCTGTTCCATAGACATGAACTACTCACTGTACCATTCATGACTGGCGTCAATAATGATGAAGGGGGCTGGCTTATGTCTAGC TTGTTTTGCCCTCCGAACTGGATGGAGGGATTAGATCGGGAGCAAGTCACCAACTTGCTGTACGTATTCTTCCCTGAT CCCAAAGATGAGATCCTCAGAGATTTGATGGCAGATGAATATATTGGAAGCGGTGAAGATCGTGTGAAAAATAGAGATGGGTTCACCCAGATGATTGGAGAAATGATGTTCACCATTCCAGCCATTAGTACTGCCAATGCCCACAGAG ATGCAGGCGCCCCCGTGTACCTGTATGAGTACCAGCATCCTCCCAAATTCCTGCAGGCAAGAAGGCCAAGCTTTGTGGGCAGTGACCATGGAGATGAAATCTTTACAGTATTAGGATTTTGCTTCACAACTACCCATGTCAAATTAATCT aTGCATGCTCAGAAGAGGAGGAACAGTTAAGCAGAACCATGATGAGCTACTGGGGAAACTTTGCTCGCACAGG GTCTCCTAATGGCGACGGCCTTGTCCACTGGCCAAAGTATGGAGCAGAAGGAGACTACTTGTCAATTGATCTAAAGGAGCAGGTAACTGGTCAGCACCTGAAGAAGGACCGGTTTGTTTTCTTGACCCAGACTTTCCCGGAGACGGTCcgacaacacagagagaagatggaGCGCAGCGATCTGTAA